One window from the genome of Diabrotica virgifera virgifera chromosome 6, PGI_DIABVI_V3a encodes:
- the LOC114332312 gene encoding scaffold attachment factor B1-like — protein MPSLCKLTIGDLRLELEERDLSSTGKKADLVERLKNALKEEGHDPETYVFEDKHAALISSITSLESKVSSEISQVSTDITSLENKVSTDITSLEKKVSSEISQVFSDVSKVSTDITSFLAEF, from the exons atgcCTTCCTTGTGTAAGCTAACAATTGGagacctgagacttgaattggaagaaagggacctgagttctactggcaaaaaggctgatctagttgAACGTCTGaagaacgcactaaaagaagagggtcatgatccagaaacttacgtgtttgaagacaagcatgctgctttaatttcgtcaataacatcgttagagagcaaagtttctagtgaaatctcccaagtttcgacagacattacatcgttagagaacaaagtttcgacagacattacatcgttagagaaaaaggtttctagtgaaatttcccaagttttcTCGGATGTTTCGaaggtttcgacagacattacatc attcttagcagaattctag